A single region of the Buchnera aphidicola (Microlophium carnosum) genome encodes:
- the mfd gene encoding transcription-repair coupling factor has translation MKITEKKKIDNKNIIDFNDQKLSNLFHNINTQKKINNVLSYLYDFSGKIIFSLTKEKSLTKILKFLEKNNIYPQYIKKIIDINKKFDYFYMIKELQNGFLDKKNNFLFICTKDLLPVLIDNKYIANIKKNTNTLKKNNLSQLVLNYPIIHIEHGIGRYEGLTTIETASIQSEYLIISYAEGDKLYVPISYLHLVSPYTGTSIENAPLHKLGGDDWNKEKNKISKTIYDHAAQLLQIYAKRASKKGFAFKKDQEKYECFCNHCSFKTTSDQNKVMKFVLRDMSNSIPMDRLICGDVGFGKTEIAMRASFLAVSNNKQVAILVPTTLLAQQHYKNFKIRFSNYSIIINILSRFQMKKEQDLIFKNIKNGKINILIGTHKLLFKKIEWHSLGLLIIDEEHKFGVSHKEIIKKVYSNIDVLTLTATPIPRTLNMAMTGIKDVSIISNPPAQRLAIKTFIQEYNPLLIRKTILREISRGGQIYYIYNKVKNIMNIAERLTKLIPEANIKIGHGQMKNIDLKKVMNEFYKNKFNVLICTTIIESGVDIPRANTIIIENSNHFGLSQLHQLRGRIGRSNHQGYALFLVNNFNKITPDAKKRLEAISSVDNFGGGFSLSNQDLEIRGVGEILGKEQSGHVKSIGFSLYMELLNNAIDLLKTDKVLSVNQLPKKSLEIELHVSSLLPDNYIVDVNTRLFFYKKISDAKNEEEIENIKYELIDQFGKLPDFSKNLILIAKIRLMAYKIGIKYIKSNKKTGVIEFNHNNTVNIKYLLKIFQEEPKIWKMENPTKIKFLLNVNKDYLRLKWIINLLRNLHQNSF, from the coding sequence ATGAAAATTACAGAAAAAAAAAAAATCGACAATAAAAATATTATTGATTTCAACGATCAAAAATTGTCAAATTTATTTCATAATATTAATACTCAAAAAAAAATTAATAATGTATTAAGTTATTTATATGATTTTTCAGGAAAAATAATATTTTCCTTAACAAAAGAAAAATCTTTAACAAAAATTTTAAAATTTTTAGAAAAAAATAATATTTACCCACAATATATAAAAAAAATTATTGATATTAATAAAAAATTTGATTATTTCTATATGATAAAAGAACTTCAAAATGGATTTTTAGATAAAAAAAATAATTTTTTATTTATTTGTACAAAAGATTTATTACCAGTATTAATTGATAATAAATATATTGCTAATATAAAAAAAAATACCAACACTCTGAAAAAAAATAATTTATCTCAGTTAGTTTTAAACTATCCAATTATACATATTGAACATGGTATTGGAAGATATGAAGGATTAACTACCATCGAAACTGCTAGCATACAATCTGAATACTTAATTATTTCATATGCAGAAGGAGATAAATTATACGTACCAATTTCATATTTACATCTTGTTTCACCTTATACTGGTACATCAATAGAAAATGCGCCTCTTCATAAATTAGGTGGTGATGATTGGAATAAAGAAAAAAATAAAATTAGTAAAACTATTTATGATCATGCTGCACAATTATTACAGATTTATGCTAAAAGAGCATCTAAAAAAGGCTTTGCATTTAAAAAAGATCAAGAAAAATACGAGTGTTTTTGTAATCATTGTTCTTTTAAAACAACATCAGATCAAAATAAAGTAATGAAATTTGTACTAAGAGATATGTCTAATTCAATTCCTATGGATCGTTTGATTTGTGGTGATGTAGGTTTTGGAAAAACAGAAATTGCTATGCGAGCCTCTTTTTTAGCTGTATCTAATAATAAACAAGTAGCTATTTTAGTGCCAACTACTTTATTAGCACAACAACATTATAAAAATTTTAAAATACGTTTTTCTAATTATTCTATTATAATTAATATATTATCTAGATTTCAAATGAAAAAAGAACAAGATTTAATTTTTAAAAATATTAAAAATGGGAAAATTAATATTTTAATAGGTACTCATAAACTATTATTTAAAAAAATAGAATGGCATAGTCTGGGACTATTAATTATTGATGAAGAACACAAATTTGGTGTAAGTCATAAAGAAATTATAAAAAAAGTGTATTCTAATATTGATGTTCTTACTTTAACAGCTACACCTATACCCCGTACCTTAAACATGGCAATGACTGGGATAAAAGATGTATCTATTATATCAAACCCTCCAGCTCAAAGACTAGCAATTAAAACTTTTATTCAAGAATACAACCCTTTATTAATAAGAAAAACAATATTACGTGAAATCTCGAGAGGCGGTCAAATTTATTATATATATAATAAAGTGAAAAATATTATGAATATTGCTGAAAGATTAACAAAATTAATTCCTGAAGCGAATATTAAAATAGGTCATGGTCAAATGAAGAACATTGATTTAAAAAAAGTCATGAATGAATTTTATAAAAATAAATTTAATGTCTTAATTTGTACTACAATTATTGAAAGTGGTGTTGATATACCAAGAGCAAATACTATTATTATTGAAAATTCTAATCATTTTGGACTATCTCAACTTCATCAGCTTCGTGGTCGTATTGGTAGATCTAATCATCAAGGATATGCTTTATTTCTTGTTAATAATTTTAATAAAATTACTCCAGATGCAAAAAAAAGATTGGAAGCAATCTCATCAGTTGATAACTTTGGAGGCGGGTTTTCTTTATCTAATCAAGATCTTGAAATTAGGGGGGTAGGGGAAATATTAGGAAAAGAACAAAGCGGACATGTAAAAAGTATAGGATTTTCTTTATATATGGAATTATTAAACAATGCTATTGACTTATTAAAAACTGACAAAGTTTTATCTGTTAATCAATTACCTAAAAAATCATTAGAAATTGAGTTACATGTTTCTTCTTTATTACCTGATAATTACATTGTAGATGTTAACACAAGACTATTTTTCTATAAAAAGATCTCCGATGCTAAAAACGAGGAAGAAATAGAAAACATAAAATATGAACTAATTGATCAATTTGGAAAATTACCTGATTTCTCAAAAAATTTAATTTTAATTGCTAAAATTCGATTAATGGCTTATAAAATTGGTATTAAATACATTAAATCTAATAAAAAAACAGGAGTGATAGAATTTAATCATAATAATACTGTCAATATTAAATATTTATTGAAGATATTTCAAGAAGAACCAAAGATTTGGAAGATGGAAAACCCTACAAAAATAAAATTTCTTTTAAATGTAAATAAAGATTATTTACGTCTTAAGTGGATTATAAACTTATTAAGAAATTTACATCAAAATAGTTTTTAA
- a CDS encoding lipoprotein-releasing ABC transporter permease subunit, with amino-acid sequence MYKPISLFIAIRYLWNTHLPRFKKILTILSIIAISISTASLIIIISIINGSEENFKKNILSFVPHLIITNKYQYINKSELPKNILKLNNIERISDFISKEIIVQRKNNISMAEIIGIDSNDYCNMNNYSTKNVLDTLKPGYNNIIIGEQLAKKLNAYIGDKIKLILLSNTKNIFSGKIFNQRVFNIINIFSTQSEVDHYQILMNKEDSINFLRYSKNYITGWRAWLKNPFSLDINQIKQKTDKLVLLDWKIQKGELFKAIKIEEHIMWFLFFLILLVTMLNIFIIFTLYVIEKKNTIAILKTQGLQSWKIILIFVIFSLSTAIIGNILGTIISILLIKENHLLKFFIDIFFDETNVPIIIIPFQIFLINIVSILFTIFSTLYPSWNVIRLKPARILSNE; translated from the coding sequence ATGTATAAACCTATATCTCTTTTTATCGCTATACGATATTTATGGAATACTCATCTACCAAGGTTTAAAAAAATCCTTACAATTCTATCTATTATAGCAATTAGTATTAGTACAGCTTCACTGATTATTATAATATCTATAATAAATGGGTCTGAAGAAAATTTCAAAAAAAATATTTTATCTTTTGTTCCACATTTAATAATAACAAATAAATATCAATATATTAATAAATCTGAATTACCTAAAAATATTTTAAAATTAAATAATATTGAAAGAATTTCTGATTTTATTAGCAAGGAAATAATTGTACAAAGAAAAAATAATATTTCTATGGCAGAAATAATTGGAATTGATAGTAACGATTATTGCAATATGAATAACTATAGTACAAAAAATGTTTTAGATACACTTAAACCAGGATATAATAATATAATTATAGGAGAACAATTAGCTAAAAAACTTAATGCATATATTGGTGATAAAATCAAATTAATTCTTTTGTCTAATACAAAAAACATTTTTTCAGGAAAAATTTTTAATCAACGTGTGTTTAATATCATTAATATTTTTTCTACTCAAAGTGAAGTTGATCATTATCAAATTTTAATGAATAAAGAAGACAGTATAAATTTTCTACGTTATTCTAAAAATTATATTACTGGTTGGCGAGCATGGTTAAAAAATCCATTTTCTTTAGATATTAATCAGATAAAACAAAAAACAGATAAGTTAGTTTTATTAGATTGGAAAATTCAAAAAGGTGAACTTTTTAAAGCGATAAAAATTGAAGAACATATTATGTGGTTTTTATTTTTTTTAATTTTATTAGTCACTATGTTAAATATTTTTATAATTTTTACTTTATATGTAATAGAAAAAAAAAATACTATTGCAATTTTAAAGACTCAAGGATTACAGAGTTGGAAAATTATTTTAATATTTGTTATATTTAGTTTGAGCACTGCAATTATTGGGAATATATTAGGAACGATAATTAGTATTTTACTAATTAAAGAAAATCATCTTCTAAAGTTTTTCATCGATATTTTTTTTGATGAAACTAATGTGCCAATAATTATTATTCCATTTCAAATATTTTTAATTAATATTGTTTCTATACTATTTACAATTTTTTCCACATTATATCCATCGTGGAATGTTATTCGATTAAAACCAGCTAGAATTTTATCTAATGAATAA
- the lolD gene encoding lipoprotein-releasing ABC transporter ATP-binding protein LolD translates to MNNIIIKCINLTKSYQDGDANFDILKEISFELQRGDIAGIIGKSGSGKTTFLHLLAGLDTPTSGEILFNNRSFSSMSSNQISNFRNIELGFIYQFHHLMLDFNILENVAMPLLISNKSKQESEEIAYKMLKKVNLSDKIKKYPNQLSGGERQRVAVARAFINKPSFIIADEPTGNLDTYNANIIFNLIFQLNSDFNTSFLIVTHDPILIEKIPFLFHIKNGKLFNYKN, encoded by the coding sequence ATGAATAATATTATTATAAAATGTATTAATTTAACTAAATCTTATCAAGACGGAGATGCAAATTTTGATATTTTAAAAGAAATATCATTTGAGTTACAGAGAGGAGATATAGCCGGTATTATTGGAAAATCAGGTTCAGGAAAAACTACTTTTTTACATTTACTTGCTGGATTAGATACTCCTACTTCCGGTGAAATATTATTTAATAATAGATCATTTAGTTCTATGTCATCTAATCAAATATCAAATTTTAGAAACATTGAATTAGGTTTTATTTATCAGTTTCATCATTTAATGTTAGATTTTAATATATTAGAAAATGTTGCAATGCCACTTTTAATTAGTAATAAAAGTAAGCAAGAATCTGAAGAAATAGCATATAAAATGCTTAAAAAAGTTAATTTATCAGATAAAATAAAAAAATATCCAAATCAACTTTCTGGGGGAGAAAGACAACGTGTTGCTGTTGCTAGGGCTTTTATTAATAAACCTTCTTTCATAATAGCAGATGAACCTACTGGAAATTTAGACACATATAATGCAAATATTATTTTTAATTTAATATTTCAATTAAATTCTGACTTTAATACTTCTTTTTTAATTGTCACACATGATCCTATTTTAATAGAAAAAATACCCTTTTTATTCCACATAAAAAACGGTAAATTATTTAATTATAAAAATTAA
- a CDS encoding ABC transporter permease: MNCLPFLIAKRLYVKNNKNYIVLLISVLSKICISVSIFALIMSFSALNGFHTLLNQTILSTLPHGVIQLTDKSLITWQDVIKELRILPGITYSEPYIVTSGLLVVKNKVKPIEIKSFSNIKYLKKTFFHPHKQNIFSKKKYHDHEIILSSYLLKYLSIKKGDQINVFFFNKKNNHIGSQIQHFSLKIIDMFESNGILDSNIGYVPFNFFKKFFCTDNNINTIELHMSDPFNANQIILNAANKINKPLVVYTWINSCKSIYHDINKIKVIVYLGLILLVIISCFSIASISLMTISKNTQEIAILRSMGASNFIIQITFIYYGLRSIIVGNIIGLFIGIMIILNSNRIIFFLEKKFRYNIISDNIYYISFFLLKVNISDVIIIFISTVIIGIITNWYPAYYASTINPSKILKEY; this comes from the coding sequence ATGAATTGTCTACCTTTTTTAATTGCAAAAAGATTATATGTTAAAAATAATAAAAACTATATAGTATTACTAATTTCTGTATTATCTAAGATATGTATTTCTGTTAGTATATTTGCATTGATTATGAGTTTTAGCGCGTTAAATGGATTTCATACATTATTAAATCAAACAATTTTATCAACTTTACCTCATGGAGTTATTCAATTAACTGATAAATCATTGATAACATGGCAAGATGTCATCAAAGAATTAAGAATTTTACCAGGTATTACTTATTCTGAACCTTACATTGTCACTAGTGGATTATTAGTTGTAAAAAATAAAGTTAAACCAATTGAAATTAAAAGTTTTAGCAATATAAAATATTTAAAAAAAACTTTTTTTCATCCACATAAACAAAATATTTTTTCAAAAAAAAAATACCATGATCATGAAATTATTCTCTCATCCTATTTATTAAAATATTTATCAATAAAAAAAGGTGACCAGATCAATGTATTTTTTTTTAATAAAAAAAACAATCATATTGGTTCTCAAATACAACATTTTTCTTTAAAAATTATAGATATGTTTGAATCAAATGGAATATTAGATTCAAATATAGGATATGTTCCGTTTAATTTTTTTAAAAAATTTTTTTGTACAGATAACAATATTAATACAATTGAACTGCATATGTCTGATCCTTTTAACGCGAATCAAATTATTTTAAATGCTGCAAATAAAATAAATAAACCCCTTGTAGTGTACACCTGGATCAATAGTTGTAAATCTATATATCATGACATTAATAAAATAAAGGTAATAGTGTATTTAGGGTTGATATTATTAGTAATAATTTCATGTTTTAGTATTGCGTCTATTTCTCTGATGACTATATCTAAAAACACACAAGAGATTGCTATTTTACGTAGTATGGGTGCTAGTAATTTTATTATTCAGATAACATTTATATATTATGGATTACGTTCTATCATTGTTGGTAATATAATTGGTTTATTCATAGGAATAATGATTATTTTAAATTCTAATAGAATAATATTTTTTTTAGAAAAAAAATTCAGATATAATATTATTTCAGATAATATTTATTATATTAGTTTTTTTCTATTAAAAGTAAATATATCAGATGTAATAATTATATTTATTAGCACTGTAATAATAGGAATTATAACAAATTGGTATCCAGCATATTATGCTTCAACAATTAATCCTAGCAAAATATTAAAAGAATATTAA
- the gap gene encoding type I glyceraldehyde-3-phosphate dehydrogenase, giving the protein MTIKVGINGFGRIGRVLFRLAQKRSEIEIVAINDLLTPEYIAYMLKYDSTHGIFKKDIEVNKEHIIINGKKIRVTAIKDPAKLMWDDLSIDVVIESTGLFLTEELAYKHILAGAKKVVITGPSKDNIPMFVRGANFHKYKGEKIVSNASCTTNCLAPLSKVIDDKFGIIEGLMTTVHASTATQKIVDGASQKDWRGGRGTLQNIIPSSTGAALAVGKVLPNLNGRLTGIAFRVPVSNISVVDLTVRYKKSATYAEICQVIQQASQEEMKGILGYTEDEVVSTDFSGEELTSIFDAKAGLSLNKNFAKLISWYDNETGYSSKVLDLVSLVSGIQI; this is encoded by the coding sequence ATGACTATTAAAGTAGGTATTAATGGATTCGGTCGTATTGGACGTGTATTATTTCGACTTGCTCAAAAACGTTCGGAAATTGAGATTGTAGCTATCAATGATTTATTAACTCCTGAATATATAGCTTATATGTTAAAATATGATTCTACACATGGTATCTTTAAAAAAGATATTGAAGTTAACAAAGAACATATTATTATTAATGGAAAAAAAATTCGTGTCACTGCAATAAAAGATCCTGCAAAATTAATGTGGGACGATTTATCAATTGATGTAGTAATTGAATCAACAGGTCTTTTTTTAACAGAAGAGTTAGCTTATAAACATATTTTAGCTGGTGCAAAAAAAGTAGTTATTACAGGTCCCTCAAAAGATAATATTCCAATGTTTGTAAGAGGTGCTAACTTTCATAAATATAAAGGAGAAAAAATTGTATCTAATGCATCATGTACTACTAATTGTTTAGCTCCTTTATCTAAAGTAATAGATGATAAATTTGGTATTATTGAAGGTTTAATGACTACTGTACATGCTAGTACAGCTACGCAAAAAATTGTCGATGGAGCTTCTCAAAAAGATTGGAGAGGCGGCAGAGGAACATTGCAGAATATTATTCCATCTTCTACTGGAGCAGCTCTTGCTGTGGGAAAAGTTTTACCAAATTTAAATGGTAGACTAACTGGAATAGCTTTTAGAGTACCAGTATCAAATATATCTGTAGTAGATTTAACAGTGCGTTATAAAAAATCTGCTACATACGCTGAAATATGTCAAGTAATACAACAAGCTTCTCAAGAAGAAATGAAAGGAATTTTAGGATATACTGAAGATGAAGTTGTTTCTACAGATTTTAGTGGTGAAGAATTAACTTCTATTTTTGATGCTAAAGCAGGTTTGTCTCTAAATAAAAATTTTGCTAAACTTATTTCTTGGTATGATAATGAAACAGGTTATTCTAGCAAAGTTCTCGATTTAGTATCTTTAGTATCTGGTATACAGATATAA
- the fldA gene encoding flavodoxin FldA, with translation MEKIGIFFGSDTGNTEKIAKLIQKYIGNDMSVLYDISNTFQKDIENFNSLILGVPTWYYGEVQCDWDDFLPTLKKINFSGKTVALFGCGDQEDYSEYFCDAVGVIHNIIKKNKATIIGKWSTKEYCFEQSKALFNEQYFVGLLLDEDRQSEKTTHRIKQWVKEIIPCFNINLNITT, from the coding sequence ATGGAAAAAATAGGTATTTTCTTTGGAAGTGATACTGGAAATACAGAAAAGATAGCTAAATTAATACAAAAGTATATAGGCAATGATATGTCTGTTTTGTACGATATCAGCAATACTTTCCAGAAAGATATTGAAAATTTTAATTCTTTAATACTAGGAGTACCCACTTGGTATTATGGTGAAGTTCAGTGTGATTGGGATGATTTTTTACCAACTTTAAAAAAAATTAATTTTTCAGGAAAAACCGTGGCATTATTTGGTTGTGGTGATCAAGAAGATTATAGTGAATATTTTTGCGATGCAGTAGGTGTAATTCATAATATTATAAAAAAAAATAAAGCAACTATCATTGGTAAGTGGTCTACAAAAGAATATTGTTTTGAACAATCTAAAGCTTTATTTAATGAACAATATTTTGTTGGATTACTTTTAGATGAAGATCGACAATCAGAAAAAACTACACATAGAATAAAACAGTGGGTAAAAGAAATTATTCCATGTTTTAATATAAATTTAAATATCACAACATAA
- the phrB gene encoding deoxyribodipyrimidine photo-lyase, whose amino-acid sequence MQKNLVWFRNDLRLYDNTALYQACKSDEDKVIGLFIATPKQWNNHYISKKKIAFIYYNLVSLQEELLKLNIVLYYHESTDFLNSVEFLMFFCEQHKINNLFYNYQYEINERNRDCLVKKKLSQKGFCVKGFHDSILFTNKKIRNQNNETYKVFTFFKKQIMQNLSNNIPHCFPIPSIRKPDRDIFLTPIPLPNLNLNRNVFPIGEKNAINRLKNFCMYKIDDYSYKRDFPFLDGTSMLSPYLSAGIISSRHCMMMILKKKYSFSSNILFTSSWFNQILWRDFYYHLLIGFPNISKSESLVEWEREIDWINSIKHFNAWKEGRTGFPIIDAGMRQLNELGWMHNRLRMITSSFLVKNLLINWRKGEKYFISHLIDGDLALNSGGWQWSASVGCDSVPYIRMFNPLSQSKFFDTSGIFIKKFIPELKNIPNNYIHQPHEWSTRQNFKIDYPVPIINYSDSRKKNLLIFNQARLKCKKK is encoded by the coding sequence ATGCAAAAAAATTTAGTTTGGTTTCGTAATGATCTTCGATTGTATGATAATACGGCTTTATATCAAGCATGTAAATCTGATGAAGATAAAGTAATAGGTTTGTTTATTGCTACTCCTAAACAATGGAATAATCACTATATTTCGAAAAAAAAAATCGCTTTTATTTATTATAATTTAGTGTCTTTACAAGAAGAATTGTTAAAATTAAATATTGTTTTATACTATCATGAATCTACTGATTTTTTAAATTCTGTAGAATTTCTTATGTTTTTTTGTGAACAACATAAAATCAATAATTTATTTTATAATTATCAATATGAAATAAATGAACGTAATCGAGACTGTTTAGTAAAAAAAAAATTATCTCAAAAAGGATTTTGTGTAAAAGGTTTTCATGATAGTATTTTATTTACTAATAAAAAAATTAGAAATCAAAACAACGAAACATATAAAGTATTTACTTTTTTCAAGAAGCAAATAATGCAGAATTTATCTAATAATATACCTCATTGTTTTCCTATTCCTTCGATAAGAAAACCTGATAGAGATATTTTCTTAACTCCTATCCCATTACCAAATTTAAATTTAAATAGAAATGTTTTCCCAATTGGAGAAAAAAATGCTATTAATCGCTTAAAAAATTTTTGCATGTATAAAATTGATGATTATTCGTACAAACGAGATTTTCCTTTCTTAGATGGTACTAGCATGTTATCTCCATATTTATCTGCAGGGATAATATCATCTCGACACTGTATGATGATGATTTTAAAAAAAAAATATAGTTTTTCATCAAATATTCTTTTTACTTCCTCTTGGTTTAATCAAATATTATGGCGTGATTTTTATTATCATTTATTAATTGGATTTCCGAATATTAGTAAATCTGAATCATTGGTTGAGTGGGAAAGAGAAATAGATTGGATTAATAGCATAAAACACTTTAATGCCTGGAAAGAAGGAAGAACAGGTTTTCCTATAATAGATGCTGGTATGAGACAATTAAATGAACTAGGTTGGATGCATAATAGATTAAGAATGATTACATCTAGTTTTTTAGTAAAAAATCTTTTAATTAATTGGAGAAAAGGAGAAAAATATTTTATATCTCATTTAATTGATGGAGATTTAGCACTAAATAGTGGAGGCTGGCAATGGTCAGCATCAGTGGGATGTGATTCTGTACCTTATATACGAATGTTTAATCCATTATCTCAATCAAAGTTTTTTGATACATCAGGTATTTTTATAAAGAAATTTATTCCCGAATTAAAAAATATACCTAATAATTACATTCATCAACCACATGAATGGTCAACACGACAAAACTTTAAAATAGATTATCCTGTCCCTATTATCAATTATAGTGACAGCAGAAAAAAAAATTTATTAATATTTAACCAAGCACGATTAAAATGTAAAAAAAAATAG
- a CDS encoding Nif3-like dinuclear metal center hexameric protein produces MNNFFLEELINKKLSSNQCNDIVPNGLQIEGEKRVKKIITGVTACQSLLDKALLFDANTIIVHHGYFWKNESQYIHNMQRKRLKTILSHDINLYSWHLPLDIHPELGNNAQIAKKLNICIQGNILPYVFWGIIKNKMTGFEFANKIEKEFKKYPIHLYENAPCYISRIAWCSGRGQGFIKQACAFGIDAFLTGEISEETVHIARELGIHFFSLGHHATEKDGIKSLGEWLHNKYNLCVNFIDIYNPA; encoded by the coding sequence ATGAATAATTTTTTTTTAGAAGAACTTATTAACAAAAAATTATCATCTAATCAATGTAATGATATAGTTCCGAATGGTTTACAAATTGAAGGAGAAAAAAGAGTAAAAAAAATTATTACTGGAGTTACTGCTTGCCAATCTTTATTAGATAAAGCGCTATTGTTCGATGCTAATACTATAATAGTTCATCATGGTTATTTCTGGAAAAATGAATCACAATATATACATAACATGCAAAGAAAAAGATTAAAAACTATACTTTCTCATGATATTAACTTATATAGTTGGCATTTACCCTTAGATATTCATCCAGAATTAGGAAATAACGCGCAAATAGCTAAAAAATTAAATATTTGTATTCAAGGAAATATTTTACCTTATGTTTTTTGGGGGATTATAAAAAACAAAATGACAGGTTTTGAATTTGCAAATAAAATAGAAAAAGAATTTAAAAAATACCCCATACATCTATATGAAAATGCTCCATGTTATATTAGTCGTATTGCTTGGTGTAGTGGTAGAGGACAAGGCTTTATTAAACAAGCATGTGCATTTGGAATTGATGCTTTTTTAACAGGTGAAATTTCAGAAGAAACTGTTCATATTGCTAGAGAGTTAGGAATTCATTTTTTTTCTTTAGGACATCATGCTACTGAAAAAGATGGTATTAAATCTTTAGGTGAATGGTTACATAATAAATATAATTTATGTGTTAATTTTATTGATATTTATAATCCTGCATAA